The Streptomyces kanamyceticus genome window below encodes:
- a CDS encoding cytochrome P450 has product MSSTAPATPNGLPADRDAGPFVPPSGITRLRESRPVSPVLFPDGHEGWFVSGYEAVRQLIADDRFSSRQDTDIIHIPYEMTGMAAPTEPSPQLPGVFIAMDPPEHTRLRRKLIGAFTVKRMKQLEEGIVEITERQLDELERLTPPVDLVKEFALPVPALVICELLGVPHADRATFQGNSAKFMEKDVTLDEKVAAYEGMTSFLSKLVTDKRAEPGDDILSDLTRDDDLSIEELTGIAFLLLLAGHETTANMVSLGTFALLENPEQLAELRAAPELMPDAVEELLRYLSVADIFYRIATEDIELCGETIPKGSTVVASLLAANHDPERFENPDTLDIHRKARGHTAFGHGVHQCLGQQLARIEMRAGFEGLFRRFPTLELAVPADEVRLRTDMNIYGVHELPVTWTTGTAR; this is encoded by the coding sequence ATGAGCAGCACGGCTCCTGCCACCCCGAACGGCCTTCCCGCAGACCGCGACGCGGGCCCCTTCGTGCCGCCGAGCGGCATCACCCGCCTGCGCGAGAGCCGCCCGGTCAGCCCCGTGCTCTTCCCGGACGGCCACGAGGGCTGGTTCGTCAGCGGTTACGAAGCGGTCCGCCAACTCATAGCCGACGACCGGTTCAGCTCCCGCCAGGACACCGACATCATCCACATCCCGTACGAGATGACCGGCATGGCCGCGCCCACCGAACCGTCCCCGCAGCTTCCGGGCGTGTTCATCGCCATGGACCCGCCGGAACACACGCGGCTGCGGCGCAAGCTCATCGGGGCCTTCACCGTGAAGCGCATGAAGCAGCTCGAAGAGGGCATCGTCGAGATCACCGAGCGGCAACTGGACGAGCTGGAGCGCCTCACCCCGCCGGTCGACCTGGTCAAGGAGTTCGCGCTGCCGGTGCCCGCGCTGGTCATCTGCGAACTTCTCGGCGTCCCCCACGCGGACCGGGCGACCTTCCAGGGCAACTCCGCCAAGTTCATGGAGAAGGACGTGACGCTCGACGAGAAGGTGGCCGCGTACGAGGGGATGACCTCGTTCCTGTCCAAGCTGGTCACGGACAAGCGCGCTGAGCCCGGCGACGACATCCTGTCCGACCTGACCCGTGACGACGACCTCAGCATCGAGGAGCTGACGGGCATCGCCTTCCTGCTGCTGCTCGCGGGGCACGAGACCACCGCCAACATGGTGTCACTGGGTACGTTCGCGCTCCTGGAGAACCCCGAGCAGCTGGCCGAACTGCGCGCCGCCCCCGAGCTGATGCCCGACGCCGTCGAGGAGCTCCTGCGCTATCTGTCCGTCGCCGACATCTTCTATCGCATCGCCACGGAGGACATCGAGCTCTGCGGCGAGACGATCCCCAAGGGCTCGACCGTCGTCGCCTCGCTCCTTGCCGCCAACCACGACCCCGAGCGTTTCGAGAACCCCGACACCCTGGACATCCACCGCAAGGCCCGGGGCCACACGGCCTTCGGGCACGGCGTCCACCAGTGTCTCGGCCAGCAACTGGCCCGCATCGAGATGCGCGCGGGCTTCGAGGGCCTGTTCCGCCGCTTCCCGACCCTCGAACTCGCCGTCCCCGCCGACGAGGTGAGGCTCAGGACGGACATGAACATCTACGGCGTACACGAGCTGCCGGTCACCTGGACGACGGGGACGGCACGCTAG